The genome window ATGGAAGGAAATTCAAACGTTTGCGAACACTTAGTAATAGCTGGCTACGGAATCGATGGATGTTTTGCAGAATATATGTTAGTTCCAGAAAGATCTGTAGTTGACTTAGTTAAAGTACCAGACGGGATAAAGGCAGAATGGGCTGCACTGACTTCATGCGGTTTTGCAACTTCATGGAACGCGTTTACAGTGAAGTCTAATTTAAAGCCCGGGGAGACGGTAGTCATAATCGGAGCCGGAGGAATGGGATTAAGCGGTATATCAATAGCTAACGCTCTTGGAGCTAAAGTGATAGCTGTAGATATTAATGAGCGATCTTTAGAGAAAGCAAAGATGTTAGGGAGTATTGAGACTTATAGATACTCTGGCAAATCCGAGGAATTGAATAAGATAGCTGAGGATATTATGAAGAAGTACGGTTCAGTAGATGTAGTATATGATACTACCGGAATTCCAGAAGCAATTACTCCATTTTTGTCTCTTATTAGACCACAAGGGACATTACTACTAGCTGGATTAATGATGAAAGGAAAAGAAGTTTTCCCATTGCCGGCGGATTTAGTAGTTGCGAGAGAAATCAGAATACAAGGTGTATTGATGTTACCAGCTCAGAAATTCGACGCAATATTTAATTTAATGAAAGAAGGGAGGATTAACCTAGATCCAGTTATATACAAGACTATAAGTGTGGATGAGATCAATGACGCCTACAAGGAAATGAGCGAGTACAAAAATGCAGGGAGAATTATAATTAATAAGTTTAGCTGAACTTTTTCACCTCTTTCTCGTTATAAAACTTGTTTCATAAAGGTTTATTATGGTAGGGCAAGAATAAATCCTATGGAAGATGTACGTGAGTCGTATTATAATACGTTCAGTTTGCCAATAACTAAGTCTGGTAAGTCACAAATCGTTCCACCTCCGCCATGGATATATGCAATAGAAATGATAGGGGTAAAAGCATATTTCGATCCCAATAAAGTTCTTGATGTAATCCCTCCTCCATTAGAAGTAGAGGACGGAGAAGGGTTTGTATATGTTGCTAAGATCTGGACGGTAAGTGGAAATATATGGGAGATGTTGTACGAAGATCCTGAAGAGACTAAGTATATGGAGGCTGCAATAGCCTTTAAGGTCAGATATAATGGTAAAATTTACACATATTTTCCATTTATGTGGGTTGATAAAGATCTACCGATGATTCGTGGATGGCTGTTGGGCTATCCTAAAAAATTAGCTCACATATCAATTTCGGAATTTCATAAACTTCTAGATGGTTATAATGGTCCTAACAGTGGCGTAAAGATGGGAGGGTATGCTTTAAGGAATGGTAAGGAGATAATAAGAATGAAAATAACGCTAAAAGAAAAAGTATCACAACCTCCAATACCCTTTGGTCCTATAGTACAATTTAGGAGATTCCCAGCTGTCCAAGATGGTACAGATGTTTATGAATTAGGACAAGTAATCTCTTCAGATTTTAGAGTCGGCGAAGTATGGAGAGGTGAAGGAGAGTTGATATTAAATGGCTCAGTAAATGAGGAATTGGAAACTTTGAAGATAAACAAGATTGAGAGAGGATATTACTTCAATTGGTCATTTAAGCAATTAGGCACA of Sulfolobus sp. E5-1-F contains these proteins:
- a CDS encoding zinc-dependent alcohol dehydrogenase family protein, with product MKAARLVEFQKPLKVEDLDVPKVGKGDVLLKVISCGICRSDWHLWRGDPALVAYMQWSGGKLPITQGHEVYGEVVEVGESVSRLKKGDRVVMPASSTGDNRTCKYCMEGNSNVCEHLVIAGYGIDGCFAEYMLVPERSVVDLVKVPDGIKAEWAALTSCGFATSWNAFTVKSNLKPGETVVIIGAGGMGLSGISIANALGAKVIAVDINERSLEKAKMLGSIETYRYSGKSEELNKIAEDIMKKYGSVDVVYDTTGIPEAITPFLSLIRPQGTLLLAGLMMKGKEVFPLPADLVVAREIRIQGVLMLPAQKFDAIFNLMKEGRINLDPVIYKTISVDEINDAYKEMSEYKNAGRIIINKFS
- a CDS encoding acetoacetate decarboxylase family protein, whose amino-acid sequence is MEDVRESYYNTFSLPITKSGKSQIVPPPPWIYAIEMIGVKAYFDPNKVLDVIPPPLEVEDGEGFVYVAKIWTVSGNIWEMLYEDPEETKYMEAAIAFKVRYNGKIYTYFPFMWVDKDLPMIRGWLLGYPKKLAHISISEFHKLLDGYNGPNSGVKMGGYALRNGKEIIRMKITLKEKVSQPPIPFGPIVQFRRFPAVQDGTDVYELGQVISSDFRVGEVWRGEGELILNGSVNEELETLKINKIERGYYFNWSFKQLGTKILAKNIG